TAAAGACTTAAGCGGTACTTGTACAAGCTTGGTCACGGTGTGGGTAACGGAGATGAACGAAAGTGAACCACTGATGAAGTGTCGAAAATAACTTTTACGGTATCGAAATCAAAAGGTTGCCGGCCGAATGAGAGCGAGGTGCAAGGCGTGATCCTGATTAGTGCTTGCACGATACCCGGCATTTAGGTGGCATGAACGTTATCTGGGCGTACTTAAGGAACAGAGGAACCTGAGAGGGTATGCTAAGAGAAAAGGACACAAACCCGAAGGGCAAGTCCGAAATATCGAAGATCCTTTCAGGGGCGGATGAAGCCGTAGTAGTGCTGATACTCCGTAATGGGAGAGGAGCGAAGGGCTTCACATGATGGTTTTCTTTTTGTATTACAACTTAATGAAAATTGAGGATGATTTTTGGAAAGAGACAGAGGATTTATCCTATTGATACGTTGGATGTCTGGGAAGCCTTCAAAGACGTGAGGTCGGGAGGTAAGAGCCCTGGTGTCGATGGTGTTGCCATTGAAACCATAGAAAAGGAGCCAAGAAAGTACCTGTATCCGGTATGGAACAGGCTCGCAAGCGGGAGCTACTTTCCACCAGCTGTCCGACAGACCCAGATTCCGAAAGGAGACGGGAAGATGCGAACTCTGGGAATACCAACAGTAACTGACAGGGTTGCTCAAACGGTCATAAAATGTAGATTGGAGAGGCTTGTTCTGAAGCATCTAAGTAAGAATTCATTCGGCTACATGCCGGGTAAAGGACAACATGATGCAATTGAGCAGTGTCTGGTCAATTGCCAGCGATATGGCTGGGCCATTGATCTTGACATTAAAGGTTTCTTCGACAACATTGACCATGAGCTCATGATGAAAGCACTAAAGTGGTTCACAAAAGAGAAATACATTCTCATATACGTGGAACGCTGGCTTAAAGCGCCTGTCAAACAAACTGACGGTACACTCTTGGAGAGCAACAGCAGGGGTACGCCACAGGGAGGAGTAATCAGCCCTATACTGGCAAACATATTCCTGCACTTTGCCTTTGATCAGTGGTTTGGGAACAGATATCCCAAAGGCACCTTCGAGCGGTATGCGGATGATATCATTATTCATTGCAGCAAGTTCGGAGAAGCTGAGTTAATGTTACAGGCGGTTGAGCGAAGGTTGAATGAGTGTAAACTTGAACTCAATCACAGCAAGACTAAGCTAGTATATTGTAACAGCAATCAGAGGCAACTCTATCCTAAGGAGAAGCATAGTAGGACATTCGACTTTCTTGGG
This portion of the Bacteroidales bacterium genome encodes:
- the ltrA gene encoding group II intron reverse transcriptase/maturase: MIFGKRQRIYPIDTLDVWEAFKDVRSGGKSPGVDGVAIETIEKEPRKYLYPVWNRLASGSYFPPAVRQTQIPKGDGKMRTLGIPTVTDRVAQTVIKCRLERLVLKHLSKNSFGYMPGKGQHDAIEQCLVNCQRYGWAIDLDIKGFFDNIDHELMMKALKWFTKEKYILIYVERWLKAPVKQTDGTLLESNSRGTPQGGVISPILANIFLHFAFDQWFGNRYPKGTFERYADDIIIHCSKFGEAELMLQAVERRLNECKLELNHSKTKLVYCNSNQRQLYPKEKHSRTFDFLGYTFKPRIVKTTTRIKLGFSPGMSQKSQKKVGEVLYKLRLHRMVHLTIDKIAEIIRIKSYNWINYYGKFRMSSMRRIFRVLNFRLARWVRNKYRRFRRRPWYHAYLWLVNVSKAFPNMFVHWQYGFRP